A DNA window from Anastrepha obliqua isolate idAnaObli1 chromosome 5, idAnaObli1_1.0, whole genome shotgun sequence contains the following coding sequences:
- the LOC129246900 gene encoding ATP-binding cassette sub-family G member 4 has protein sequence MNSGEVARDDIIKITNLSKVQSQTNDSHCSKSIVTETAPRPIIPVTERKCGSKKANCAGDKLTQFSNNAVLEYEFAETDNAIISNAGIATPSGRRQDFKYDTVPPVATTTSGSLTYEHQAQIKMLNLSFENICYGVNTGFFQRVHKQILNGLSGVFRAGELSAIVGPSGAGKSTLLKILSSYTLYGFSGDIRINGNLRDVKTFKPNVAFITQDTTLQPFLTVKEAMYFAASLKLGQQVTKSGKREQVLKVLKAMGLLECLGTKTGNLSGGQKKRLAISLELVNNPPVLILDEPTSGLDSSTSNQCISLLKSLALEGLTIICTIHQPSGIAFQMFDHLYALADGSCIYAGRPGNLVSFLAESDLHCPQSYNPCDFLMEIGTNDYGPNNQRLIKKMQNGRNSEYRLTNRVESSPSLTTANAPLTPIKETPSLARESSCMVSEYKYDHRLSKSKKPKMSIDTAHLCNRENVYPTPFYRQFSILLMRTFLLIWRDSSLTTLRFVIHFGAALLIGLLYYDIGNDARNAINIFRYAFYTIMFIMFCAFSSILTKFPLEFPIVTREHFNRWYSLRAYFIAITFADIPIQIICTSLFIFPTYYLTGQPMELKRFVLYFTIIFLTALVGQSIGLCVGSALNLLHGAIFGPFFICPFLAFSGFFLQRKDSPLYLTFLFDISFLKYAMDGSMMALFGYGRGKLECYEIYCHYTHPAFFLRDMDFGNASYQLAAIFLLSIFLVLRILAFYILSFRMRLFR, from the exons ATGAACAGTGGCGAAGTTGCGCGGGATGACATCATAAAAATAACCAACCTGTCAAAAGTACAGTCGCAGACGAACGACAGCCACTGCTCCAAAAGTATCGTCACTGAGACAGCGCCAAGGCCTATCATACCGGTAACAGAGCGAAAGTGTGGCAGCAAAAAGGCGAATTGTGCAGGAGATAAGCTAacgcaattttcaaataatgcaGTGCTTGAATACGAGTTCGCCGAaactgacaatgcaataatttcgaATGCTGGGATTGCAACTCCGAGTGGGAGGAGACAAGATTTTAAATACGACACTGTCCCTCCGGTGGCAACAACGACATCTGGATCGTTAACATATGAGCACCAAGCGCAAATTAAGatgttaaatttaagttttgaaaacatttgctaTGGTGTCAACACAGGTTTCTTCCAAAGAG TACACAAGCAAATACTGAATGGCTTGTCGGGGGTGTTTCGTGCTGGTGAGCTGAGTGCAATCGTGGGACCTTCTGGTGCCGGCAAGAGTACACTACTGAAAATTCTCTCCTCATATAC GCTTTATGGCTTTTCGGGAGATATTCgaatcaatggaaatttgcgtgatGTGAAAACATTCAAGCCAAATGTTGCTTTCATAACTCAAGACACCACTCTGCAGCCGTTTTTGACGGTTAAGGAGGCAATGTATTTTGCAGCCAGTTTAAAACTTGGACAACAGGTGACCAAGTCGGGGAAGCGGGAACAG gtGCTAAAAGTTCTGAAGGCCATGGGATTACTTGAGTGTCTTGGTACTAAAACGGGCAACTTATCGGGTGGTCAAAAGAAACGTTTGGCAATCTCTTTGGAACTAGTGAATAATCCTCCGGTTTTAATACTGGATGAACCCACAAG TGGATTAGATAGCTCAACATCCAATCAGTGTATTTCCTTACTAAAATCACTGGCCTTGGAGGGACTCACCATCATCTGCACGATTCACCAGCCGAGCGGTATTGCATTTCAAATGTTCGATCATCTATATGCACTTGCCGATGGATCTTGCATATACGCAGGCAGACCAGGGAACTTGGTCTCATTTCTAGCGGAAAGCGATTTACATTGTCCTCAATCTTACAACCCTTGCGATTTTC TGATGGAGATTGGAACAAATGATTACGGCCCAAACAATCAACGACTtataaagaaaatgcaaaacggGCGCAATTCCGAGTACCGTCTTACCAATCGTGTAGAATCATCACCAAGTTTAACAACCGCTAATGCACCGCTGACACCAATCAAAGAGACGCCATCGCTCGCGCGGGAGAGCAGTTGCATGGTCAGCGAATATAAATATGATCACAGattatcaaaatcaaaaaaacctaaaatgtCAATCGACACCGCACATCTGTGTAATCGCGAGAATGTCTATCCCACGCCATTTTACCGTCAGTTTAGCATTTTACTAATGCGCACCTTTCTGCTCATTTGGCGTGACAGCTCACTCACAACTCTGCGGTTCGTCATTCATTTCGGTGCGGCGCTCCTCATTGGCCTCCTTTACTATGACATTGGCAATGATGCGAGGAATGCGATCAACATATTTCGCTATGCTTTTTACACAATAATGTTCATCATGTTTTGCGCTTTCTCGTCGATCCTCACAAAAT ttccTCTAGAATTTCCTATAGTTACGCGGGAGCATTTCAACCGTTGGTATTCTTTGCGGGCATATTTTATTGCGATTACTTTTGCGGATATACCAATTCAGATTATATGCACAAGCCTCTTTATATTTCCCACCTACTATCTGACTGGCCAACCAATGGAGCTTAAGCGCTTCGTTTTGTACTTTACTATCATCTTCCTTACGGCTCTTGTTGGGCAAAGTATAGGCCTCTGTGTAGGATCTGCACTGAATCTTCTC CATGGCGCTATATTTGGACCTTTCTTCATTTGTCCTTTCCTGGCGTTTTCCGGGTTTTTCCTGCAACGAAAAGACTCGCcactttatttgacatttttgttcGATATATCATTCCTCAAGTACGCTATGGATGGTTCAATGATGGCGCTTTTTGGCTATGGCCGAGGTAAATTGGAATGCTACGAAATTTATTGTCATTACACGCATCCCGCCTTCTTTCTTCGGGACATGGATTTCGGCAATGCAAGCTATCAACTGGCTGCCATATTTTTACTATCGATATTTTTAGTATTAAGAATTCTTGCATTCTATATTTTATCCTTCAGGATGAGGTTGTTTAGATGA